One part of the Amaranthus tricolor cultivar Red isolate AtriRed21 chromosome 16, ASM2621246v1, whole genome shotgun sequence genome encodes these proteins:
- the LOC130802915 gene encoding serine/arginine-rich SC35-like splicing factor SCL30 isoform X2 gives MRRYSPGYYSPPRRGYSNRGRSPPRGGYSPPRRGYSPPIRGYGGGGGGFGRRKDSNNGSLLVRNIPLDCRPEELRVPFERFGPVRDVYIPKDYYTGEPRGFAFVQFVDSYDASEAQYHMNRQIFAGREITVVVASESRKRPEEMRRRTRQRSGGPRYGARRSPAYRRSRSRSVSRSRSPPYHSVSRGGHHSRSYSPSPRRREEYSASPTRRPVDKSGSPRESPRGDVHRSYTPDHENGKAKYEAEEGGHRDSQRRVSRSPSGSRSRSADGSPALSR, from the exons ATGAGGAGGTACAGCCCGGGGTATTACAGTCCCCCAAGAAGGGGATATAGTAATCGTGGAAGGAGTCCACCAAGAGGTGGTTATAGCCCGCCGAGGCGGGGTTATAGTCCTCCAATAAGAGGATATGGTGGCGGTGGTGGTGGTTTTGGAAGACGCAAGGACTCAAATAATGGAAGTTTGTTGGTTCGTAACATTCCTTTGGACTGCAG ACCTGAGGAACTTCGAGTCCCTTTTGAAAGATTTGGGCCTGTTCGTGATGTATATATTCCAAAGGATTATTATACAGG GGAACCTCGTGGCTTTGCCTTTGTGCAGTTTGTGGACTCGTACGATGCTTCAGAAGCTCAATATCACATGAACAGGCAGATTTTTGCTGGACGGGAGATAACCGTAGTAGTTGCTTCAGAATCAAGAAAACGGCCTGAAGAAATGCGCAGGAGAACCAGGCAGAG AAGCGGTGGTCCTAGATACGGTGCTCGAAGATCACCTGCTTACA GACGTTCTCGTTCGCGATCAGTTTCTCGTTCACGTTCGCCTCCCTATCACTCTGTTTCTAGAGGGGGTCATCACTCGAG ATCTTATTCTCCTTCTCCAAGAAGACGTGAGGAGTATTCGGCTTCCCCCACTCGAAGACCTGTTGATAAATCAGGATCACCCAGGGAATCTCCTCGTGGAGATGTCCATAGATCATATACTCCTGATCATGAAAATGG TAAAGCGAAATATGAAGCCGAAGAAGGAGGTCACAGAGATTCTCAAAGGCGTGTTTCAAGATCACCGTCTGGCTCAAGATCTCGATCAGCAGATGGTTCACCTGCGCTAAGTAGATAA
- the LOC130802915 gene encoding serine/arginine-rich SC35-like splicing factor SCL30 isoform X1, with protein MRRYSPGYYSPPRRGYSNRGRSPPRGGYSPPRRGYSPPIRGYGGGGGGFGRRKDSNNGSLLVRNIPLDCRPEELRVPFERFGPVRDVYIPKDYYTGGLMLRKNLGRSKKREPRGFAFVQFVDSYDASEAQYHMNRQIFAGREITVVVASESRKRPEEMRRRTRQRSGGPRYGARRSPAYRRSRSRSVSRSRSPPYHSVSRGGHHSRSYSPSPRRREEYSASPTRRPVDKSGSPRESPRGDVHRSYTPDHENGKAKYEAEEGGHRDSQRRVSRSPSGSRSRSADGSPALSR; from the exons ATGAGGAGGTACAGCCCGGGGTATTACAGTCCCCCAAGAAGGGGATATAGTAATCGTGGAAGGAGTCCACCAAGAGGTGGTTATAGCCCGCCGAGGCGGGGTTATAGTCCTCCAATAAGAGGATATGGTGGCGGTGGTGGTGGTTTTGGAAGACGCAAGGACTCAAATAATGGAAGTTTGTTGGTTCGTAACATTCCTTTGGACTGCAG ACCTGAGGAACTTCGAGTCCCTTTTGAAAGATTTGGGCCTGTTCGTGATGTATATATTCCAAAGGATTATTATACAGG TGGCTTAATGTTAAGGAAGAACCTTGGTAGATCGAAAAAGAG GGAACCTCGTGGCTTTGCCTTTGTGCAGTTTGTGGACTCGTACGATGCTTCAGAAGCTCAATATCACATGAACAGGCAGATTTTTGCTGGACGGGAGATAACCGTAGTAGTTGCTTCAGAATCAAGAAAACGGCCTGAAGAAATGCGCAGGAGAACCAGGCAGAG AAGCGGTGGTCCTAGATACGGTGCTCGAAGATCACCTGCTTACA GACGTTCTCGTTCGCGATCAGTTTCTCGTTCACGTTCGCCTCCCTATCACTCTGTTTCTAGAGGGGGTCATCACTCGAG ATCTTATTCTCCTTCTCCAAGAAGACGTGAGGAGTATTCGGCTTCCCCCACTCGAAGACCTGTTGATAAATCAGGATCACCCAGGGAATCTCCTCGTGGAGATGTCCATAGATCATATACTCCTGATCATGAAAATGG TAAAGCGAAATATGAAGCCGAAGAAGGAGGTCACAGAGATTCTCAAAGGCGTGTTTCAAGATCACCGTCTGGCTCAAGATCTCGATCAGCAGATGGTTCACCTGCGCTAAGTAGATAA